A single Phoenix dactylifera cultivar Barhee BC4 chromosome 1, palm_55x_up_171113_PBpolish2nd_filt_p, whole genome shotgun sequence DNA region contains:
- the LOC103714241 gene encoding formin-like protein 6 isoform X2, translated as MALFRKFFYKKPPEGLLEISESVYVFDCCFSTDVLEEDDYKVYIGGIVEQLRGHFLDASFMVFNFREGERESQIASILSEYDMTVMDYPRHYEGCPLLKMEMIHHFLRSSESWLSLGPHNVLLMHCERGGWPVLAFMLAALLIYRKQYTGEQKTLDMIYRQAPRELLHLLSPLDPVPSQLRYLQYVSRRNVASEWPPRDRALTLDCIMLRKIPNFDGEGGCRPIFRIYGQDPFIASDRTTKVLFSTLKRSKCVRHYRQTDCELVKIDIHCHIQGDVVLECISLDDDLEREEMMFRVMFNTAFIRSNILMVHCDQIDILWDAKDRFPKDFRAEVLLSEMDAASSVVTMELTSGEEKEGLPIEAFAKVQEMFGNVDWLDAKGGDAALHVLQQLTSPNTSQEKSDAVSPSKVETDSMPRKPSPLKLTEKVDYEDVSNNAVSDVNMMPPSLLSYSNSAASGLSEPAEKNIFVGLPSSPSSALPFSASSNQKKSVIPPPPPPPPPPPLAATLGASTTILPSRSTPPITTVPPPPPPPPPIRQSIMPPPPPPPPPPPPPEHLPPFKPVTTIPLPPPPPPPCLGASSTHQQRSSNTSTKLSSTLPLPPPPPPPPPPPLPTSSTPHPPPPPIKKPGGPVGAPPPPPPPPSRPGTAPLMASPAAPPPPPPPQFTPKQSAVSTSQKPSPVPPVPPPPMSGQISLKSTQSSSAGSKGTSSEFISPSAASHNSSLGIKGRSLTHAKSPRSLHSTQSSSKRTSLKPLHWVKVTRAMQGSLWAEAQKSDEASKPPEIDMSELESLFSAVVPNSESGLGERSRRRSSLGAKHDKVHLIDLRRANNCEIMLTKVKIPLPDLMNSLLALDDSVLDVDQVDNLIKFCPTKEEMDLLKGYNGDKESLGKCEQFFLELMKVPRVEAKLRVFSFKIQFRSQVADLRNSLNIVNSAAEEFRNSVKLKRIMQTILSLGNALNQGTARGSAIGFRLDSLLKLTDTRARNNKMTLMNYLCKVLADKLPEVLDFDKDLVSLESASKIQLKILAEEMQAISKGLEKVEQELTSSENDGPVSATFHKSLDVKLSRKAVSWKKTIPCCQGGI; from the exons ATGGCGTTGTTTCGGAAGTTCTTCTACAAGAAGCCGCCCGAGGGGCTCTTGGAAATATCGGAGAGCGTTTACG TTTTTGATTGCTGCTTCTCCACTGATGTCTTGGAAGAGGATGATTACAAAGTATACATTGGAGGAATTgtagagcaactccgaggacaTTTTCTGGATGCTTCCTTCATGGTCTTCAATTTtcgagagggggagagggaaaGCCAAATAGCTAGCATTCTATCTGAGTATGATATGACGGTGATGGATTACCCCCGGCATTATGAGGGTTGCCCATTGCTCAAAATGGAGATGATCCATCATTTCTTGAGGTCCAGTGAGAGCTGGCTCTCTTTAGGTCCACATAATGTATTACTGATGCATTGCGAGCGAGGTGGCTGGCCAGTTCTGGCTTTCATGTTAGCAGCACTTCTGATATACCGAAAACAGTATACGGGTGAGCAGAAAACATTGGACATGATTTATAGGCAAGCACCACGTGAGCTCTTGCACTTGTTGTCACCCCTGGATCCTGTCCCTTCTCAGCTAAGATACTTGCAATATGTTTCAAGGAGGAATGTTGCCTCAGAGTGGCCTCCACGTGACAGAGCACTTACTTTGGATTGCATTATGCTCAGGAAGATTCCAAACTTTGATGGGGAGGGTGGCTGCAGACCAATATTTCGGATTTATGGCCAGGATCCCTTTATTGCTTCTGATCGGACTACTAAAGTTCTGTTTTCAACTCTAAAAAGGAGCAAATGTGTCCGGCATTACAGACAG ACAGATTGTGAACTAGTCAAAATTGACATCCATTGCCACATTCAAGGAGATGTTGTTCTTGAGTGCATTAGCCTGGATGATGATCTAGAACGTGAAGAGATGATGTTTAGGGTCATGTTCAATACAGCCTTTATACGATCAAATATCTTGATGGTCCACTGCGATCAGATTGACATTCTGTGGGATGCTAAGGACCGATTTCCGAAAGATTTTAGAGCCGAG GTTCTTCTCTCGGAAATGGATGCAGCTTCATCAGTTGTCACCATGGAGTTGACTAGTGGTGAGGAAAAAGAAGGCCTTCCAATCGAAGCTTTTGCCAAAGTGCAAGAAATGTTCGGCAATGTGGATTGGCTAGATGCGAAGGGGGGTGATGCAGCACTTCATGTCCTTCAACAATTAACATCACCAAACACTTCTCAAGAGAAATCTGATGCAGTTTCTCCATCGAAAGTAGAGACCGATAGCATGCCACGGAAACCTAGCCCTCTCAAACTCACTGAGAAAGTAGATTATGAAGATGTCAGTAATAATGCTGTCTCTGATGTTAACATGATGCCTCCATCTTTGCTGTCATATTCAAATAGTGCTGCTTCTGGCTTAAGTGAACCTGCTGAAAAAAATATCTTTGTAGGCTTGCCATCATCACCATCATCAGCCCTACCTTTTTCAGCAAGctccaaccaaaaaaaatcagtaattcctccccctcctcctcctcctcctcctcctcctcttgctgctaCCCTTGGTGCCAGTACCACCATTTTGCCATCCCGATCGACACCACCAATAACAACTGTTCCTCCACCACCTCCACCTCCACCTCCGATTCGACAATCAATaatgccgccgccgccaccgccgccgccaccgccaccgccaccTGAACATCTTCCACCTTTTAAACCAGTGACTACTATACCTCtcccaccacctcctcctcctccttgcttGGGGGCTTCATCCACTCATCAACAACGTTCAAGCAATACCTCCACCAAGTTATCATCCACtctgcctcttcctcctcctcctcctccaccaccaccaccaccacttcCTACCTCATCAACTccacatcctcctcctccacctatAAAGAAGCCAGGTGGTCCAGTAGGTGCCCCTCCACCACCCCCACCCCCTCCTTCACGTCCTGGAACTGCTCCGCTCATGGCTTCACCTGCAGCACCACCCCCACCTCCACCACCTCAATTTACACCAAAGCAATCTGCTGTTTCTACTTCCCAAAAACCATCACCTGTCCCAccagtgcctcctcctcctatGTCTGGTCAGATCTCTCTGAAGTCTACTCAATCTAGTTCTGCAGGAAGTAAGGGAACTAGCAGTGAATTCATATCTCCATCTGCTGCATCGCATAATTCTTCATTGGGCATTAAGGGACGCAGCTTGACACATGCCAAAAGTCCTAGGAGTTTGCATTCCACCCAGTCATCATCCAAAAGGACTTCTCTGAAGCCTTTACATTGGGTTAAAGTAACAAGAGCTATGCAGGGTAGTTTATGGGCTGAAGCACAAAAATCTGATGAAGCTTCCAA GCCTCCAGAAATTGACATGTCTGAGCTTGAGAGTCTTTTCTCAGCGGTGGTGCCAAATTCAGAATCTGGTTTGGGTGAAAGATCAAGGCGGCGTTCCTCACTTGGGGCCAAACATGATAAAGTTCATCTG ATTGATCTTAGAAGGGCCAATAATTGCGAAATAATGCTTACAAAGGTTAAGATTCCATTGCCTGATTTGATG AATTCATTGCTTGCTCTTGATGATTCTGTTTTGGATGTCGATCAAGTAGATAACCTCATAAAGTTCTGTCCAACAAAGGAGGAGATGGACCTACTCAAG GGTTATAATGGTGATAAAGAAAGCTTAGGGAAATGTGAGCAG TTCTTTTTAGAGTTGATGAAAGTACCAAGGGTGGAAGCCAAGCTGAGAGTCTTCTCCTTTAAGATACAATTCCGTTCCCAG GTTGCGGACCTCAGAAATAGCTTAAACATCGTTAACTCTGCAGCAGAAGAG TTCAGAAATTCTGTGAAATTAAAAAGAATCATGCAGACAATTCTTTCTTTGGGAAATGCATTGAACCAGGGAACTGCCAGGG GTTCTGCCATCGGATTTCGGTTGGATAGCCTTCTCAAACTCACTGATACACGTGCGCGCAATAACAAAATGACTCTCATGAATTATTTGTGCAAG GTTCTTGCCGATAAACTTCCAGAAGTGCTTGATTTTGACAAGGACCTTGTTAGCTTAGAATCTGCATCGAAG ATACAATTGAAGATTTTGGCAGAGGAAATGCAAGCAATAAGCAAAGGACTAGAGAAAGTTGAACAAGAACTAACATCATCTGAAAATGATGGTCCTGTATCTGCTACTTTTCATAAG TCTCTGGATGTAAAGCTATCAAGAAAAGcagtttcttggaaaaagaCCATTCCATGTTGCCAAGGAGGAATCTGA
- the LOC103714241 gene encoding formin-like protein 6 isoform X1 yields MALFRKFFYKKPPEGLLEISESVYVFDCCFSTDVLEEDDYKVYIGGIVEQLRGHFLDASFMVFNFREGERESQIASILSEYDMTVMDYPRHYEGCPLLKMEMIHHFLRSSESWLSLGPHNVLLMHCERGGWPVLAFMLAALLIYRKQYTGEQKTLDMIYRQAPRELLHLLSPLDPVPSQLRYLQYVSRRNVASEWPPRDRALTLDCIMLRKIPNFDGEGGCRPIFRIYGQDPFIASDRTTKVLFSTLKRSKCVRHYRQTDCELVKIDIHCHIQGDVVLECISLDDDLEREEMMFRVMFNTAFIRSNILMVHCDQIDILWDAKDRFPKDFRAEVLLSEMDAASSVVTMELTSGEEKEGLPIEAFAKVQEMFGNVDWLDAKGGDAALHVLQQLTSPNTSQEKSDAVSPSKVETDSMPRKPSPLKLTEKVDYEDVSNNAVSDVNMMPPSLLSYSNSAASGLSEPAEKNIFVGLPSSPSSALPFSASSNQKKSVIPPPPPPPPPPPLAATLGASTTILPSRSTPPITTVPPPPPPPPPIRQSIMPPPPPPPPPPPPPEHLPPFKPVTTIPLPPPPPPPCLGASSTHQQRSSNTSTKLSSTLPLPPPPPPPPPPPLPTSSTPHPPPPPIKKPGGPVGAPPPPPPPPSRPGTAPLMASPAAPPPPPPPQFTPKQSAVSTSQKPSPVPPVPPPPMSGQISLKSTQSSSAGSKGTSSEFISPSAASHNSSLGIKGRSLTHAKSPRSLHSTQSSSKRTSLKPLHWVKVTRAMQGSLWAEAQKSDEASKPPEIDMSELESLFSAVVPNSESGLGERSRRRSSLGAKHDKVHLIDLRRANNCEIMLTKVKIPLPDLMNSLLALDDSVLDVDQVDNLIKFCPTKEEMDLLKGYNGDKESLGKCEQFFLELMKVPRVEAKLRVFSFKIQFRSQVADLRNSLNIVNSAAEEFRNSVKLKRIMQTILSLGNALNQGTARGSAIGFRLDSLLKLTDTRARNNKMTLMNYLCKVLADKLPEVLDFDKDLVSLESASKIQLKILAEEMQAISKGLEKVEQELTSSENDGPVSATFHKTLKEFLVVAEAEVRSLISLYSGVGRNADALALYFGEDPARCPFEQVVSTLLNFTKMFGRAHGDNCKRLELEKKKAQKEADNEKLKLASQKRETENTLRPPIRSGETQ; encoded by the exons ATGGCGTTGTTTCGGAAGTTCTTCTACAAGAAGCCGCCCGAGGGGCTCTTGGAAATATCGGAGAGCGTTTACG TTTTTGATTGCTGCTTCTCCACTGATGTCTTGGAAGAGGATGATTACAAAGTATACATTGGAGGAATTgtagagcaactccgaggacaTTTTCTGGATGCTTCCTTCATGGTCTTCAATTTtcgagagggggagagggaaaGCCAAATAGCTAGCATTCTATCTGAGTATGATATGACGGTGATGGATTACCCCCGGCATTATGAGGGTTGCCCATTGCTCAAAATGGAGATGATCCATCATTTCTTGAGGTCCAGTGAGAGCTGGCTCTCTTTAGGTCCACATAATGTATTACTGATGCATTGCGAGCGAGGTGGCTGGCCAGTTCTGGCTTTCATGTTAGCAGCACTTCTGATATACCGAAAACAGTATACGGGTGAGCAGAAAACATTGGACATGATTTATAGGCAAGCACCACGTGAGCTCTTGCACTTGTTGTCACCCCTGGATCCTGTCCCTTCTCAGCTAAGATACTTGCAATATGTTTCAAGGAGGAATGTTGCCTCAGAGTGGCCTCCACGTGACAGAGCACTTACTTTGGATTGCATTATGCTCAGGAAGATTCCAAACTTTGATGGGGAGGGTGGCTGCAGACCAATATTTCGGATTTATGGCCAGGATCCCTTTATTGCTTCTGATCGGACTACTAAAGTTCTGTTTTCAACTCTAAAAAGGAGCAAATGTGTCCGGCATTACAGACAG ACAGATTGTGAACTAGTCAAAATTGACATCCATTGCCACATTCAAGGAGATGTTGTTCTTGAGTGCATTAGCCTGGATGATGATCTAGAACGTGAAGAGATGATGTTTAGGGTCATGTTCAATACAGCCTTTATACGATCAAATATCTTGATGGTCCACTGCGATCAGATTGACATTCTGTGGGATGCTAAGGACCGATTTCCGAAAGATTTTAGAGCCGAG GTTCTTCTCTCGGAAATGGATGCAGCTTCATCAGTTGTCACCATGGAGTTGACTAGTGGTGAGGAAAAAGAAGGCCTTCCAATCGAAGCTTTTGCCAAAGTGCAAGAAATGTTCGGCAATGTGGATTGGCTAGATGCGAAGGGGGGTGATGCAGCACTTCATGTCCTTCAACAATTAACATCACCAAACACTTCTCAAGAGAAATCTGATGCAGTTTCTCCATCGAAAGTAGAGACCGATAGCATGCCACGGAAACCTAGCCCTCTCAAACTCACTGAGAAAGTAGATTATGAAGATGTCAGTAATAATGCTGTCTCTGATGTTAACATGATGCCTCCATCTTTGCTGTCATATTCAAATAGTGCTGCTTCTGGCTTAAGTGAACCTGCTGAAAAAAATATCTTTGTAGGCTTGCCATCATCACCATCATCAGCCCTACCTTTTTCAGCAAGctccaaccaaaaaaaatcagtaattcctccccctcctcctcctcctcctcctcctcctcttgctgctaCCCTTGGTGCCAGTACCACCATTTTGCCATCCCGATCGACACCACCAATAACAACTGTTCCTCCACCACCTCCACCTCCACCTCCGATTCGACAATCAATaatgccgccgccgccaccgccgccgccaccgccaccgccaccTGAACATCTTCCACCTTTTAAACCAGTGACTACTATACCTCtcccaccacctcctcctcctccttgcttGGGGGCTTCATCCACTCATCAACAACGTTCAAGCAATACCTCCACCAAGTTATCATCCACtctgcctcttcctcctcctcctcctccaccaccaccaccaccacttcCTACCTCATCAACTccacatcctcctcctccacctatAAAGAAGCCAGGTGGTCCAGTAGGTGCCCCTCCACCACCCCCACCCCCTCCTTCACGTCCTGGAACTGCTCCGCTCATGGCTTCACCTGCAGCACCACCCCCACCTCCACCACCTCAATTTACACCAAAGCAATCTGCTGTTTCTACTTCCCAAAAACCATCACCTGTCCCAccagtgcctcctcctcctatGTCTGGTCAGATCTCTCTGAAGTCTACTCAATCTAGTTCTGCAGGAAGTAAGGGAACTAGCAGTGAATTCATATCTCCATCTGCTGCATCGCATAATTCTTCATTGGGCATTAAGGGACGCAGCTTGACACATGCCAAAAGTCCTAGGAGTTTGCATTCCACCCAGTCATCATCCAAAAGGACTTCTCTGAAGCCTTTACATTGGGTTAAAGTAACAAGAGCTATGCAGGGTAGTTTATGGGCTGAAGCACAAAAATCTGATGAAGCTTCCAA GCCTCCAGAAATTGACATGTCTGAGCTTGAGAGTCTTTTCTCAGCGGTGGTGCCAAATTCAGAATCTGGTTTGGGTGAAAGATCAAGGCGGCGTTCCTCACTTGGGGCCAAACATGATAAAGTTCATCTG ATTGATCTTAGAAGGGCCAATAATTGCGAAATAATGCTTACAAAGGTTAAGATTCCATTGCCTGATTTGATG AATTCATTGCTTGCTCTTGATGATTCTGTTTTGGATGTCGATCAAGTAGATAACCTCATAAAGTTCTGTCCAACAAAGGAGGAGATGGACCTACTCAAG GGTTATAATGGTGATAAAGAAAGCTTAGGGAAATGTGAGCAG TTCTTTTTAGAGTTGATGAAAGTACCAAGGGTGGAAGCCAAGCTGAGAGTCTTCTCCTTTAAGATACAATTCCGTTCCCAG GTTGCGGACCTCAGAAATAGCTTAAACATCGTTAACTCTGCAGCAGAAGAG TTCAGAAATTCTGTGAAATTAAAAAGAATCATGCAGACAATTCTTTCTTTGGGAAATGCATTGAACCAGGGAACTGCCAGGG GTTCTGCCATCGGATTTCGGTTGGATAGCCTTCTCAAACTCACTGATACACGTGCGCGCAATAACAAAATGACTCTCATGAATTATTTGTGCAAG GTTCTTGCCGATAAACTTCCAGAAGTGCTTGATTTTGACAAGGACCTTGTTAGCTTAGAATCTGCATCGAAG ATACAATTGAAGATTTTGGCAGAGGAAATGCAAGCAATAAGCAAAGGACTAGAGAAAGTTGAACAAGAACTAACATCATCTGAAAATGATGGTCCTGTATCTGCTACTTTTCATAAG